The following coding sequences are from one Arachis hypogaea cultivar Tifrunner chromosome 7, arahy.Tifrunner.gnm2.J5K5, whole genome shotgun sequence window:
- the LOC112702300 gene encoding uroporphyrinogen decarboxylase, producing the protein MSSINTTFTSTILTPNIPSSTPRRTTSSSSNFSFKSRHPITCSIGVAEAKATAAAEPLLLNAVRGEDVERPPVWLMRQAGRYMKSYQIICEKYPSFRERSENVDLVVEISLQPWNVFKPDGVILFSDILTPLSGMNIPFDIVKGKGPIIFDPIRSAAQVDQVREFVPEDSVPYVGEALTILRKEVDNKAAVLGFVGAPFTLASYVVEGGSSKHFSKIKRLAFSEPKVLHSLLQKFTSSMARYVQYQADNGAQAVQIFDSWATELSPVDFEEFSLPYLKQIVDTVKKTHPELPIILYASGSGGLLERLALTGVDVVSLDWTVDMAEGRKRLGPNMAVQGNVDPGVLFGSKEFITERINDTVRKAGRGKHILNLGHGIVVGTPEENVAHFFEVAKGIRY; encoded by the exons ATGTCCAGCATCAACACCACTTTCACCTCCACCATACTCACTCCCAATATTCCTTCCTCCACCCCCAGAAGAACTACTTCTTCAAGTTCCAATTTTTCCTTCAAATCTAGACACCCAATTACTTGCTCCATTGGAG TTGCTGAAGCGAAGGCCACAGCTGCTGCTGAACCACTTTTGCTTAATGCAGTTCGTGGAGAAGATGTTGAGAGGCCCCCGGTTTGGCTCATGAGGCAAGCAGGGAGGTACATGAAG AGTTACCAAATCATCTGTGAGAAATATCCCTCATTTCGCGAAAGATCTGAAAATGTTGATCTTGTAGTGGAAATTTCATTGCAACCATGGAATGTTTTCAAGCCTGATGGG GTGATTTTATTCTCGGATATTCTTACCCCACTTTCCGGAATGAACATACCCTTTGATATTGTGAAGGGTAAGGGTCCTATCATATTTGATCCGATTCGCTCAGCCGCacaggttgatcaagtgagagaaTTTGTTCCTGAAGATTCAGTTCCTTATGTTGGTGAAGCACTTACAATTTTGAGGAAAGAG GTGGATAATAAAGCAGCGGTTCTTGGTTTTGTTGGGGCTCCGTTCACCCTCGCATCATATGTGGTTGAAGGAGGCTCATCGAAACACTTCTCAAAAATAAAGAGATTAGCTTTCTCCGAACCCAAG GTCCTCCATTCATTACTACAGAAATTCACATCATCAATGGCAAGATATGTTCAATACCAAGCTGACAACGGTGCTCAAGCGGTTCAAATCTTCGACTCATGGGCCACAGAATTGAGTCCAGTCGATTTCGAAGAATTCAGCTTACCGTACTTGAAGCAGATCGTAGATACTGTGAAGAAAACTCATCCAGAACTACCTATAATCCTCTATGCGAGCGGTTCAGGGGGTTTGCTTGAGAGGCTAGCATTGACAGGTGTCGACGTAGTTAGTTTGGATTGGACAGTGGACATGGCCGAGGGACGAAAAAGGTTGGGTCCAAACATGGCAGTGCAGGGGAATGTGGATCCTGGTGTTCTTTTTGGTTCAAAAGAGTTCATCACTGAGAGAATAAATGATACTGTGAGAAAAGCAGGTAGAGGGAAGCATATCTTGAATCTTGGTCATGGAATTGTTGTAGGAACTCCTGAGGAGAATGTAGCACATTTTTTTGAGGTTGCCAAGGGAATCAGATACTAG
- the LOC112702301 gene encoding indole-3-glycerol phosphate synthase, chloroplastic, which produces MEGLTSLKVPFQAFSSSSRPRSWITSTQVNVSRRNPFFTFSVRAQVESTEGSATIAASSAESVVEALKVKEWEVGMFQDEVAASQGIRIRRRPPTGPPLHYVGPFEFRLQNEGNTPRNILEEIVWNKDVEVSQLKERKPLISLKKDLENAPPVRDFIGALRAAHERTRLPGLIAEVKKASPSRGLLRENFDPVEIAEAYERGGAACLSVLTDQKYFKGSFENLELIRKAGVKCPLLCKEFIIDAWQLYYARIKGADAVLLIAAVLPDLDIKYMIKICKILGLAALVEVHDEKEFDRVLGIEGIELIGINNRNLETFEVDIANTKKLLEGERGKIVRERNIIMVGESGLFTPNDIAYVQEAGVKAVLVGESIVKQNDPRKGITNLFGKDISLS; this is translated from the exons ATGGAAGGTTTGACCTCCCTCAAGGTACCCTTTCAGGCCTTTTCATCATCTTCCAGACCTAGAAGTTGGATTACCTCGACCCAAGTGAATGTTTCTAGAAGAAACCCGTTTTTCACTTTCTCTGTCCGTGCTCag GTGGAGTCTACTGAGGGTTCGGCTACAATTGCTGCAAGCTCTGCTGAATCTGTGGTAGAGGCACTGAAAGTGAAGGAGTGGGAAGTGGGAATGTTCCAAGATGAAGTTGCTGCTAGCCAGGGTATCAGGATAAGGAGGAGACCACCAACAGGACCCCCTTTGCATTACGTAGGACCCTTCGAGTTCCGATTGCAGAATGAGGGCAATACGCCCCGTAACATTTTGGAAGAGATTGTGTGGAACAAGGATGTAGAAGTTTCACAG CTTAAAGAAAGAAAACCCCTCATTTCTCTGAAGAAGGACCTTGAAAATGCTCCTCCTGTGCGGGATTTTATTGGTGCTTTGAGGGCGGCACATGAGCGAACTAGACTTCCGGGATTGATAGCTGAAGTGAAGAAGGCTTCACCAAGTAGAGGTCTCTTGAGAGAGAACTTTGATCCA GTTGAAATTGCTGAAGCTTACGAGAGAGGTGGAGCGGCATGTCTAAGTGTTCTGACAGATCAAAAGTATTTTAAG GGAAGCTTTGAAAACCTTGAGCTAATAAGAAAGGCTGGAGTAAAG TGTCCTTTGTTGTGCAAAGAGTTCATCATAGATGCATGGCAACTCTATTATGCTCGAATCAAAGGTGCAGATGCAGTGCTTCTAATtgctgctgttttgcctgatcTTGACATAAAATACATGATTAAGATATGCAAAATACTTGGACTGGCAGCACTTGTTGAG GTGCATGACGAGAAGGAATTTGATCGTGTTCTTGGCATAGAGGGGATTGAGCTTATTGGCATCAACAATCGGAATCTTG AAACATTCGAGGTGGATATTGCCAATACGAAGAAACTTCTCGAAGGAGAGCGAGGCAAGATAGTCCGTGAGAGAAACATAATT ATGGTAGGAGAATCTGGTCTTTTCACACCAAATGATATTGCATATGTGCAAGAAGCAGGTGTTAAAGCT gTATTGGTTGGAGAGTCTATTGTGAAACAAAACGATCCTAGGAAGGGAATCACCAACCTCTTTGGCAAAGATATATCTCTCAGTTGA